The segment ccgtggattcgtcgatcttgaattctctcgcggctgctcgattcccatgttcatccgcgtaactgacagcttgcagtttcaactgtgcttcgtaagtgtgtctcttcgtaggtgccattttcgggggtccttagccaaacgatgcacataccggggctatatacctactgggggcgtgtctttagcgtcctccttcacgcgcaccctcccccctttacgtccgcatgctgtcctcagccacgttcgcggcaggaaatgctccgaGTCGGTCAAGCGGAGGGAGCGCTCAtcccacaacaacatttatagattttggaactcggtgcacacaaaaggcgccccgtccattttggagaaaatgcaaGACTTTTgagttgtgaaaatacggtacttttaTACAAAGAAAAGACATGAAACAACCGGAAACGGAAAATATGCAGAAAAATGGTGCTTTCCAGTAAAAGTTCAACTCATGATGAATCCAAACGTTCTGGCTTCGTATGCCATTTTGTCAGTTCTGGATACTTAGTGTCTTTTCTCCGATTCTCAGGACGGGCTGCAGGTGTTCATCAGTGAGGCGACTCCTCTGGGATGTTTTGTTAGTATTCGTGCAGCTGCTCACACAGATATGTGCTCTGAATGTTAAAATAGcatattcagaatcagaatcatctttatttgccaagtatgtccaaaaaaaccacacaaggaatttgtctccggtcgtgaCCCAGAAGGTTTAGTGTGAGAGACCGTAACGGGAAGCGCGGGTCCCGGATTTTGACAATGTGCGAGTACGGCAATTGCTCTAAAGGACAGTAAATAGTCGAGAGCCCTAATTTGGTTGATAAGAAACAGACACAACATGCGCGTTGGCGCCGCGTCGTGACAAAGCCACGCCTAACCTACCTGTTGTTGGCCAAGGCCGCTGTAGACACAGCGCTGTCTGTAATTATCCACGCTGTTTCACCTGCACTCGGGACTCTCCTCATCACCATCTGACTTTGAAACTACGACTTGTTTGACCTGTTTGGAAATTGTCTGGCACATTTGCAGTCCTCCTGTTTTACGAATTACTTCCATTTCTTTATTTGCCAGCAGTGCCCGTGCAGTACAAAATCTCTGGTCCGATAACGTGGCGGTCAGAAGTTTTTGAGTTTTGACCGAGGTGGCTGCTTTTCCCGATCGAATATGCTGGAAAAACCCAGGACCGTATAAAGCTCATAATGTAACTTCACATGCAAGTCGAAATCGAAGTCCAAATTTCCCCCCGCCAGTTTGAGCTGGACCTGGAGCCTCGTCTGAAGCCGTCTCTGATCGGACGGGCGGGAGTAGTCGAGGGAGGAGCGGGAGGCGGGGCCAACGACAGCCGGGACGTTTCCTTCAGTCACATCGCCAAAGGTAGGCTGTGGCATAACGGCAAGCTCCGCCTCCCCGCCGCTCATCATCACGCTCGACGCTTTCATTTTGCAGCCTGGCCGCAGGAGGAGTACATGGTGGAATATTCCCTGGAGTACGGCTTCCTCCGTCTGTCGCAGAGCACGCGGCGGAGACTCAATATCCCCGTCATGGTCGTCACTCTGGGTGAGATGCGGTCCCGCGAGAAGCGGCGTGACGGTAAACGTCGTTCGACGCTAAACGCCGCTTTGCCTTTCAGATCCCACCAAGGACGAGTGTTTCGGCGACAGCTTCAGTCGCTTCCTGCTGGACGAGTTTTTAGGTTACGACGACATTCTGATGTCCAGCGTCAAGGCGCTGGCGGAGAACGAGGAGAACAAGGGTGACGGACGGAGGACAAACGGCAATCAACTGATGCCAAAGATCATGTGACCCCTTGTGATGTCATGGCGTGTGCTTGTGCGCAGGCTTCCTCAGGAACGTGGTCTCCGGAGAACATTACCGCTTTGTCAGCATGTGGATGGCCAGAACCTCCTACCTGGCCGCTTTTGTCATCATGGTCATCTTTGTAAGCCTTCCAGTCTTCTCCAGTCCATTCCAGTCCACGCCATTTCATCCCGGTCCATGCCAGTCTGTCCCAGTCCATCCCAGTCCACGCCAGTCCACGCAAATTTAGTTAACTTTGTCTTACTGGATTGACTGTCTTGTTATAACATCAGCACTTTACTTTGGATTTTTCTTTGGGCTCAAACATGAACACAAAcacgtttaaaaacaaacacaaaattgaCTAGACAATTGTGGATACATGCTGTACCCATATTGTACTCACTTTTTATTTCGTTTCAATTCACTTTTTTCGTGGAGACTGCTGAGTCCCACTTTGATGAGCCCCAATGTTGTTTGTTGTCTGCGAGCGCTGGTGGCGCACGAGTCCCGAGTTGACGTTTGTGCTCTTTTTCAGACTCTGTCCGTGTCCATGCTGCTCAGATATTCGCACCACCAGATCTTCGTCTTCATTGGTCAGTTGCTTTGTATAATAAGGGTCTTGCCATGGAATAGAAgtacactgacacacacacaacaaactcAGTCTTCCAACTCCTCCAAGAGTTACATGAGCAAGTCCAAATATTAGGAAGAGCTCTCAATATAACGCAGTTGTCTTTGTTTGACGTGTGTCTCAGTTGACCTCCTTCAGATGTTGGAGATGAACATGACCATCGCCTTCCCGGCAGCCCCCCTGCTCACCGTCATCCTCGCCCTCGTCGGTCAGTTCACTTTTTGTCGTCGTGTCGCGCTGAGGTTCAACTTGTGGGTCTTGCTCCGAGATTGGCTTGATAGCATATCCCCCGTTTAACGTTCTCCAGCAATTTTCTGAACTTATCGTTTGAGCCTTTCCTCATGTTTTCAAGCACGTTTGAACTTATTACAAGACACTTTTGAAAGTATATCTGCACACCAAAAAGGAGGCAAAGAGTGCAAGATGTTTATTTCTCACTCCCAGTTACTCCCAAAGTAACCATTTGGaatgaaacattgtatatttaaacatcaAATTGTTCACCCTAACCCTATAATTATGAAAGCCCTGCTAATGTTAACATAAAGTGAAacgggaaacgccatagacgggctaacagaaGTCAGCGTCGATGTTATGGTTATTCTAAACCTTGGAACAATTGGAACCAGTAGTTAAAAAATAGTAATCTGGATCAGAATGATTTAGATTCTGTAATCCCTTTTCTCCTGTCCTGGATCAAACTGATCTCGCAGGGATCTGGTATTTCAAATAACTTTCAATGTGAGCTGGATACCACAAGATCAGGATTACCAAATCCAGATTTGAGATCGTCGATCCGGCCCACTTGTATTTTTACCCTTCACCTGTTGCCTATTCAAGTTGCCTTCCGCACGAAAGAATGTTCTCAGTCGCGGCTTTTCCACCAAAACGCACTTGGGAATTTGCTGTAGAAGCAATTCAAAGTAGCTCGGACGACTAAAGAGTCTTATGTCAGGTGAAGATGTTCATTTTACTCGGGTTTATGCAGTTGTTGACGAATGATGACTTGCGTAGCCCAGTGGTTCTCCTTGTCACACACTAAGTACCACCAAGTATCACCATCGTGACtgacattcaaatacagtagtgtagtggGCCCAGGCTGCCGTATGCTTAGTTAGGACTCATGAGCCTGAGGCAAGTGAATCCTCACTAAGCATTGtggcatgaactgatgaagcctgctcagatgagaggcaaaacgtcTTCAATTTCCCTGAGGATGAAAGGAGAATGAGAAACGGAGCGGAAGTATTAAACAAATCTTTGAAGTGTTGGTATGTCCCAAATGTAAAAAGCCCTCAAAAACAGGGGTGACTGATGAATGGCGATGTAGCGAAAGGTCACAGCAGTAATCAGAATCCCAATCATCTCTCGTTCGAGTACGACGACAGAAAAGGGTGGCTAGTTATCCGGTCATGccgggacatttttgttttgctgatgTTGCTTTCTGTCGTCAGGTATGGAGGCCATCATGTCAGAATTTTTCAACGATACCACGACGGCCTTTTACATCATCCTCATCGTGTGGTTGGCCGATCAATACGACGCCATCTGCTGTCACACCAACACCAGCAAA is part of the Phyllopteryx taeniolatus isolate TA_2022b chromosome 7, UOR_Ptae_1.2, whole genome shotgun sequence genome and harbors:
- the tmem259 gene encoding membralin isoform X4, which gives rise to MSENQANNNNVPLNNNNNNMGPNRIRNPNINQNPLINVRDRLFHALFFKMAVTYARLFPPSFRRVFEFFVLLKALFVLFILAYIHIAFSRSPINCLEGVRERWPRDGILRVEIQRNSSRPPVFLQFYDSEEEGGGGGGAIAGLSLAALQEEEDDEDEEMMLDMMDNSSVQFELDLEPRLKPSLIGRAGVVEGGAGGGANDSRDVSFSHIAKAWPQEEYMVEYSLEYGFLRLSQSTRRRLNIPVMVVTLDPTKDECFGDSFSRFLLDEFLGYDDILMSSVKALAENEENKGFLRNVVSGEHYRFVSMWMARTSYLAAFVIMVIFTLSVSMLLRYSHHQIFVFIVDLLQMLEMNMTIAFPAAPLLTVILALVGMEAIMSEFFNDTTTAFYIILIVWLADQYDAICCHTNTSKRHWLR
- the tmem259 gene encoding membralin isoform X3, with translation MMLDMMDNSSVQFELDLEPRLKPSLIGRAGVVEGGAGGGANDSRDVSFSHIAKAWPQEEYMVEYSLEYGFLRLSQSTRRRLNIPVMVVTLDPTKDECFGDSFSRFLLDEFLGYDDILMSSVKALAENEENKGFLRNVVSGEHYRFVSMWMARTSYLAAFVIMVIFTLSVSMLLRYSHHQIFVFIVDLLQMLEMNMTIAFPAAPLLTVILALVGMEAIMSEFFNDTTTAFYIILIVWLADQYDAICCHTNTSKRHWLRFFYLYHFAFYAYHYRFNGQYSSLALVTSWLFIQHSMIYFFHHYELPAILQQIRIQEMLLHNQQAGQADHTALQDSLNNNNAAGGPPPEPARAAALQPQLESPPVASAGEVRSELNWVAQTAAVITEALASSGQEEAANADGGELADFWVGEGGAGGEGGGASGEREPSVAAGSAVTLICPPAQTDCKAQQQSSSHMS